In the Helianthus annuus cultivar XRQ/B chromosome 11, HanXRQr2.0-SUNRISE, whole genome shotgun sequence genome, one interval contains:
- the LOC110890290 gene encoding calcium-dependent protein kinase 8 codes for MGLCCSKSKSEEDTNPHALRTKTKPGTEHPRASVKPIDSAVWSRMKQFGGMNKLMKLALKVIAENLSAEEIQELRSMFRNIDTDNNGIIKYEELKTALAPWGSKLIEAEAKQLMEAADVDENGSIDYIEFVTATMPRHTFVRDGHLYKAFRHFDTDNSGFITRDELETAMKNYGMGDEATIKDIITEVDTDNDGKINYEEFCAMMRSETQPGTEHPGASDKPIDSAVWSRMKQFGAMNKLKKLALKVIAENLSAEEIQGLRSLFTTIDTDNNGTIKYEELKTALAPWGSKLIEAEAKQLMEAADVDENGSIDYIEFVTATMPRHTFVKDGHLYKAFQHFDTDNSGFITRDELETAMKNYGMGDEAPIKDIITEVDTDNDGKINYEEFCMMMRSGTRPGKVL; via the exons ATGGGTTTGTGTTGCAGCAAAAGCAAGAGTGAAGAAGATACAAACCCTCATGCACTCAGAACAAAAACAAAGCCTG GTACAGAGCATCCACGGGCATCAGTTAAACCAATCGACAGTGCGGTTTGGTCGCGTATGAAGCAATTCGGAGGTATGAACAAACTCATGAAACTTGCTCTCAAGGTCATTGCAGAAAATTTATCAGCAGAAGAAATCCAAGAGTTGAGATCAATGTTTAGAAACATAGACACTGATAACAACGGGATAATTAAGTATGAAGAACTTAAAACGGCTTTGGCTCCATGGGGTTCAAAACTCATAGAAGCTGAAGCCAAACAACTCATGGAAGCT GCTGATGTTGATGAGAACGGGTCGATTGATTACATTGAGTTCGTCACAGCAACAATGCCTCGACATACATTTGTAAGGGATGGACATTTGTACAAAGCTTTTCGACATTTTGATACTGATAATAGCGG GTTTATTACAAGAGATGAACTAGAAACAGCCATGAAGAACTATGGAATGGGAGATGAAGCCACCATTAAAGACATAATAACAGAAGTGGATACTGACAAT GATGGGAAGATAAATTATGAAGAATTCTGCGCGATGATGCGAAGTGAGACCCAACCTG GTACAGAGCATCCAGGGGCATCAGATAAACCAATCGACAGTGCGGTTTGGTCTCGAATGAAGCAATTCGGAGCTATGAACAAACTCAAGAAACTTGCTCTCAAGGTCATTGCAGAAAATTTATCAGCCGAAGAAATCCAAGGGTTGAGATCATTGTTTACAACCATAGACACTGATAACAACGGGACAATTAAGTATGAAGAACTTAAAACGGCTTTGGCTCCATGGGGTTCAAAACTTATAGAGGCCGAAGCCAAACAACTCATGGAAGCT GCTGATGTTGATGAGAACGGGTCGATTGATTACATTGAATTCGTCACAGCAACAATGCCTCGACACACATTTGTAAAGGATGGACACTTGTACAAAGCTTTTCAACATTTTGATACTGATAATAGCGG GTTTATTACAAGAGATGAACTAGAAACAGCAATGAAGAACTATGGAATGGGAGATGAAGCCCCCATTAAAGACATAATAACAGAAGTGGATACTGACAAC GATGGGAAGATAAATTATGAAGAATTCTGCATGATGATGCGAAGCGGGACACGACCTGGGAAAGTGCTCTAA